A single genomic interval of Methanomassiliicoccus sp. harbors:
- the glmM gene encoding phosphoglucosamine mutase, protein MSLFGSSGIRGVIGQDFTPDLAISISEAVASNNHEIVIGRDTRTTGMMVSQALIAGATSMGSNVHDAGMVSTPTLAREAAGYDCGIMVTASHNPSQYNGVKLWNPDGSAFDTLQMTEVENRIINKAFELKSWRHVGTTYDLEGALERHVEAISKALGSASAQVVLDCGCGATFEVSPRTLRTLGCHLTTLNCQADGFFPGRTPEPTEDQLQDLKELVLKKKADVGIAHDGDGDRMVAVDDRGRFIDGDRLIALFASSLKVKGVVAPMDASMVLDDLVGKVVRCKVGDVYVAEALKQHSLEFGGEPSGTYIFPQETYCPDGVYAGALLAKMASEQKLSEVVDALPSYPAKRTSHLFEARDRQVVEERLASAASQLDCERVLTLDGFRAEYSDGWFLVRLSGTEPKLRVTVEARERAELERLSNIASDMVGRCLR, encoded by the coding sequence ATGTCCTTGTTCGGATCATCGGGAATAAGAGGGGTCATCGGTCAGGATTTCACCCCGGACCTCGCGATCAGCATCAGCGAGGCGGTCGCCAGCAACAACCATGAGATCGTGATCGGTCGGGACACGAGGACCACCGGCATGATGGTGTCCCAGGCGCTGATCGCCGGGGCCACCTCCATGGGGTCGAACGTCCACGATGCCGGAATGGTGTCCACCCCCACACTGGCCCGGGAGGCCGCGGGGTATGACTGCGGCATCATGGTCACCGCCTCCCATAATCCATCTCAATATAATGGTGTGAAGCTGTGGAATCCGGACGGTTCGGCCTTCGACACTCTCCAGATGACCGAGGTGGAGAACAGGATAATCAACAAGGCGTTCGAGCTAAAGAGCTGGCGGCATGTGGGTACGACATATGACCTGGAGGGGGCATTGGAGCGGCACGTAGAAGCGATCTCCAAGGCCCTGGGCTCCGCATCCGCCCAGGTGGTCCTGGACTGCGGTTGTGGGGCCACCTTCGAGGTCAGTCCCCGGACTCTTAGAACTCTTGGTTGCCATCTCACCACCCTGAACTGTCAGGCCGACGGCTTCTTCCCAGGGAGGACCCCCGAACCCACCGAGGACCAGCTGCAGGACCTGAAGGAGCTGGTGCTGAAGAAGAAGGCGGATGTGGGAATCGCCCATGATGGTGACGGGGATCGCATGGTGGCGGTGGACGACCGGGGACGGTTCATCGATGGTGACCGTCTCATCGCCCTGTTCGCCAGCTCCCTCAAGGTTAAGGGAGTGGTCGCGCCCATGGACGCCTCGATGGTCCTGGACGACCTGGTAGGCAAGGTCGTGAGGTGCAAGGTGGGGGACGTGTACGTGGCCGAAGCGCTGAAGCAGCACTCCCTGGAGTTCGGAGGGGAGCCGTCCGGCACCTACATTTTCCCCCAGGAAACGTACTGTCCAGATGGAGTGTACGCCGGCGCTCTGTTAGCAAAGATGGCCTCGGAACAGAAGCTATCCGAGGTGGTCGATGCCCTGCCCTCCTATCCCGCCAAGAGAACGTCCCACTTGTTCGAGGCCCGTGATCGGCAGGTAGTGGAGGAACGCCTGGCCTCTGCCGCATCACAACTGGATTGCGAACGCGTGCTTACGTTGGACGGCTTCCGTGCGGAGTACTCTGATGGGTGGTTCCTGGTGCGTTTGTCAGGCACGGAGCCCAAGCTGCGGGTGACCGTAGAGGCTCGGGAACGCGCGGAGCTGGAGAGGCTTTCGAACATCGCCTCGGACATGGTAGGGAGGTGCCTGAGATGA
- a CDS encoding DHH family phosphoesterase, with the protein MEPGTTLPDKLLSRISIAKSEIYRFQEVRIISHYDADGISSAGVLCNALLRAGKRFHTTMTKSLTKDLISEMAEGCDLLILSDMGSSHLDALEGLPCKVIVLDHHAPPRDSEKVVHVNPHLVGIDGMTSGSASAVCMLLAVEMDERNWDLLGIAFAGIAGDRQAIRGLSGLNQWLFEEGLKRNVVEVRPGSMLPEGELLSGLVGSTDPYVIGVSGSPEGAKVLLEEAGIPVGARAEEIEEAQRMKLSSLLALKLTAQGTPVITLDEVVHERYHFPRWDMSADAFAGLLNACGRSNNEGVGLALALGDEEAMKHAQALRQEYVDEVQASLLRVIGKGITKGENIQYFVNENLGLSGILSGVTMQYFGDRDKPTLALADTGTEIKVSSRGTFELLDQGVDLAAALRESSQKVGGVGGGHRIASGATVPRGREKEFLELVDKMVGEQKAQKKDAA; encoded by the coding sequence ATGGAACCAGGCACCACGTTGCCTGATAAACTTCTTTCTCGCATTTCTATAGCCAAGTCTGAGATTTATCGCTTCCAAGAGGTCCGCATCATCTCTCATTACGATGCGGACGGCATATCCTCCGCAGGCGTGCTATGCAACGCCCTCCTCAGGGCGGGCAAGCGCTTCCACACCACCATGACCAAGTCCCTCACCAAGGACCTTATCTCGGAGATGGCAGAGGGGTGCGACCTTTTAATCCTCAGTGACATGGGCTCCTCGCATCTGGATGCACTGGAGGGGTTGCCCTGCAAGGTGATCGTTCTCGACCATCATGCACCACCCCGGGACTCGGAGAAGGTGGTGCATGTCAACCCCCATCTAGTCGGGATCGACGGAATGACCTCCGGATCGGCTTCAGCCGTATGCATGCTCCTGGCTGTAGAGATGGACGAGCGCAACTGGGACCTCCTGGGAATCGCCTTCGCCGGCATAGCCGGGGACCGCCAGGCCATCCGGGGCCTATCAGGCCTGAACCAGTGGCTGTTCGAGGAGGGTTTAAAACGGAACGTGGTGGAGGTCCGACCAGGTTCGATGCTACCCGAGGGCGAGCTGCTGTCCGGCTTAGTGGGGTCCACCGATCCCTACGTCATCGGCGTTTCCGGCTCGCCGGAGGGTGCCAAGGTCCTCCTGGAGGAGGCTGGAATACCCGTGGGGGCGAGAGCAGAGGAGATCGAGGAGGCCCAGCGCATGAAGCTCTCTTCCTTGCTAGCATTGAAGCTCACAGCACAGGGGACACCTGTCATCACTCTTGATGAGGTGGTACACGAGCGCTATCATTTTCCCCGCTGGGACATGAGCGCGGATGCCTTCGCTGGTCTGCTCAACGCTTGCGGCCGCTCCAACAATGAGGGCGTGGGACTAGCCTTGGCCCTGGGGGACGAGGAGGCCATGAAGCATGCTCAAGCATTGAGACAAGAGTACGTGGACGAGGTGCAGGCGTCCCTCCTGCGGGTGATCGGGAAGGGCATCACCAAAGGTGAGAACATCCAATACTTTGTGAACGAGAACCTCGGCCTATCAGGCATACTCAGCGGTGTGACCATGCAGTATTTCGGGGACCGCGACAAGCCCACGCTCGCGCTGGCGGACACAGGGACGGAGATCAAGGTATCCTCCCGGGGAACGTTCGAGCTGCTGGACCAGGGAGTGGACCTGGCAGCGGCACTTCGGGAAAGCTCCCAGAAGGTAGGGGGAGTGGGGGGTGGGCACCGCATCGCTTCAGGCGCGACCGTGCCTCGCGGCCGGGAAAAGGAGTTCCTGGAACTCGTCGACAAGATGGTGGGGGAGCAGAAGGCCCAGAAAAAGGACGCCGCGTGA
- a CDS encoding 3'-phosphoesterase: MKEYKDKRDFSRTPEPESGGESDEPFFVVHDHHASSHHYDLRLLLDGTLKSWAVPKGVPEEIKVKRLAVQTEDHPVSYGDFEGEIPEGEYGAGRVEIFDKGGFQLLERREDTIVFKLNGRRLNGTYALVRFKGKESSAKNWLVMRTK, from the coding sequence CTGAAGGAGTATAAGGACAAGCGCGACTTCTCCCGTACCCCTGAACCAGAGTCGGGCGGGGAGTCGGACGAGCCTTTCTTCGTAGTGCATGATCATCATGCTTCCAGCCACCATTACGATCTCCGGCTCCTGCTGGACGGGACGCTTAAGAGCTGGGCGGTCCCCAAGGGAGTGCCGGAGGAGATAAAGGTCAAGAGACTGGCAGTTCAGACCGAGGACCATCCTGTCTCCTATGGTGATTTCGAGGGCGAGATACCAGAGGGCGAGTACGGAGCGGGCAGGGTGGAGATATTCGACAAGGGCGGTTTCCAGCTCTTAGAGAGGAGGGAGGACACTATAGTCTTCAAGCTGAACGGCAGGAGGCTTAATGGCACCTATGCTCTGGTGAGGTTCAAGGGAAAGGAGTCCTCGGCAAAGAACTGGCTGGTCATGAGGACAAAGTGA
- a CDS encoding NUDIX hydrolase → MRYVYCIAFDGDDFVMVFNPKRNGWEMPGGKVEAGESDLEAAKREFREEVGHEMVEISSKVESSEVTVFAARMGPGVDAGEMTWRRFRDLPEKLSFPLVEYLPLIAWAREEKHASDR, encoded by the coding sequence ATGAGGTACGTATACTGCATCGCCTTCGATGGTGACGACTTCGTCATGGTCTTCAACCCCAAGAGGAATGGCTGGGAGATGCCAGGTGGTAAGGTCGAGGCGGGAGAGAGCGACCTGGAGGCGGCGAAGAGGGAGTTCCGCGAGGAGGTAGGGCACGAGATGGTCGAGATCTCCAGCAAGGTGGAGTCCTCCGAAGTTACGGTCTTCGCAGCGCGCATGGGCCCCGGCGTCGATGCGGGGGAGATGACATGGCGACGGTTTCGGGACCTGCCGGAAAAGCTGTCCTTTCCCTTGGTGGAGTACCTCCCTTTGATCGCCTGGGCGAGAGAAGAGAAGCATGCTTCCGATCGCTGA
- a CDS encoding NADH kinase, producing MKLGITANAEIPEAIKMSREVMTKLDGQDVVLESGIARLFGRPGMPIEDMDVDVLITVGGDGTILRSLQRTRAPILGVNAGALGFLTEVTEPFLAAGIDRLLSGDYFIEERIKVATKVAGVKLYDATNESVVHTAHVAKIRHFHVYVDDQLAMDVRADGIIVSTPTGSTCYAMSVGGPVIDPRMDAFVIAPMAPFKFATRPLVVPSTSRVQLELSRPKPCLCVIDGQHEHPLEGDEPTEFTQAEGKSRFVRFERDFYDRLREKLVCSP from the coding sequence ATGAAGCTGGGTATAACGGCGAACGCGGAGATACCTGAGGCCATCAAGATGAGCAGGGAGGTGATGACCAAGCTCGACGGACAGGACGTGGTCCTGGAGTCCGGGATCGCCCGGCTGTTCGGGAGACCGGGGATGCCCATCGAGGACATGGACGTGGACGTCCTGATAACCGTAGGTGGGGACGGCACGATCCTACGCTCCCTGCAGCGGACCAGAGCGCCTATCCTCGGGGTCAACGCAGGCGCCCTGGGATTCCTCACCGAGGTGACCGAACCCTTCCTCGCCGCAGGTATCGATCGCCTTCTTTCTGGGGACTACTTCATAGAGGAACGAATCAAGGTGGCTACCAAGGTGGCCGGGGTCAAGCTGTACGATGCCACCAACGAGTCCGTGGTCCACACCGCCCATGTGGCCAAGATCAGGCATTTCCACGTGTACGTCGACGACCAGCTGGCCATGGACGTCAGGGCCGACGGCATCATCGTATCCACACCCACAGGCTCGACGTGCTACGCCATGTCCGTGGGTGGCCCGGTGATAGACCCCCGCATGGACGCCTTCGTCATCGCCCCTATGGCTCCATTCAAGTTCGCCACCCGGCCCCTGGTGGTGCCCAGCACCTCCCGCGTCCAGCTGGAGCTGTCGCGCCCCAAGCCCTGTCTGTGCGTTATCGACGGGCAGCACGAGCACCCCCTGGAGGGGGACGAACCGACAGAGTTCACCCAGGCCGAGGGCAAGAGCCGCTTCGTCCGCTTCGAACGGGACTTCTACGACCGCCTCCGGGAGAAGCTGGTCTGCTCTCCATGA
- a CDS encoding CHAD domain-containing protein, with protein sequence MGKGEDPGLCLLGATLLLQHVAEMKRQSLAAKNMEVEGVHQMRVASRRVRSGLPIFSSCFKKSQYDQWRRDIKGLTRALGEARDADVQIEYLSGLLEGSDELLDKGISLLLEMKQAQRIEQQVNVVAALDEMDGSGVLQDIEDRLSRMVERLEVVKANVRGRPSYAAGSAHVSHRLAEVIRLEGCVADPQAKSEHHQLRIAIKRLRYTLEAFRPLFDDELKSEIRALKDIQDLLGEMHDCDVWLDGLDNWSQDLMPPGSTDAATIMPGLEAIRTDRSQERERLYARFSEKWGDLRQRRFFETVPERFRSGMSQKTPGIPMVGPRCPAKLAIISDVHGNMDALRAVLDDAREQGVGSFINLGDMVGSGAYPEEVVKALSGDLFLSVAGNFDLKVLKRSRSSKKSPARSVKEAIIAAAVKDLSEESLNFISSLPLELRLDLCGKRLLLVHASPGGPREILDPDVPEERLKELAHIAEADIVLVGHSHRAFVRRVDGVLFANPGSVGRPVDGDPRASYAILNTVDLSVDLRRVEYDVEAAVQGLRDKGLPEEVGETLRRGMSGRDLDRERCAPGGDRAWCLEKIRGIAREINVDHPHAESVLRLASSLFRQLKPLHGLGSRDLFLLEVGCLLHDVGAVEGLKGHHRTGYRMIQEMFLPLSQEERHIVACLARYHRKRSPRSDDPELEPLNDKGRHRLFVLASILRIADGLDYLHDSRVKDVKCTIFPDEVILEVLPSAGAVDPAALNLRKGDLFESTFGRKVRWA encoded by the coding sequence ATGGGGAAAGGTGAGGACCCCGGACTCTGCCTCCTGGGGGCCACACTATTGCTGCAGCATGTCGCTGAGATGAAGCGCCAGTCCCTCGCCGCCAAGAACATGGAGGTCGAGGGAGTGCACCAGATGCGGGTGGCCTCACGCCGGGTGCGCTCAGGGCTCCCCATCTTCAGCTCCTGCTTCAAGAAGAGCCAGTACGATCAATGGAGGAGAGATATAAAGGGGCTCACCAGGGCTCTGGGCGAAGCCCGCGATGCCGACGTCCAGATAGAGTACCTAAGCGGGTTGCTGGAAGGGAGCGATGAGCTCCTCGACAAGGGGATCTCGCTGCTGTTGGAGATGAAGCAGGCCCAGCGCATTGAACAACAGGTAAACGTGGTGGCCGCTCTCGACGAGATGGACGGTTCGGGTGTACTGCAGGACATCGAGGACCGCCTGTCTAGGATGGTGGAGCGACTGGAAGTCGTTAAGGCGAACGTTCGAGGCCGGCCCAGTTATGCTGCGGGGTCCGCCCATGTCTCTCACCGCTTGGCCGAGGTGATTAGGCTAGAGGGGTGCGTGGCGGACCCGCAGGCCAAGTCCGAACACCACCAGCTTCGCATCGCCATCAAGAGGCTACGGTACACCTTGGAGGCGTTCCGGCCCCTGTTCGATGACGAGCTGAAGAGCGAGATCCGGGCCCTTAAGGACATCCAGGACCTTCTGGGGGAGATGCACGACTGTGATGTCTGGCTTGATGGCCTTGACAATTGGTCCCAGGACCTGATGCCCCCTGGAAGCACCGACGCTGCCACCATCATGCCTGGCCTGGAAGCTATCAGGACAGATCGCTCGCAAGAGCGCGAGAGACTCTACGCCAGGTTCTCTGAGAAATGGGGAGATCTCCGTCAGCGGCGGTTCTTCGAGACCGTCCCTGAAAGGTTCCGGTCGGGCATGTCCCAGAAGACACCGGGGATCCCCATGGTGGGGCCTCGATGTCCTGCAAAACTTGCCATCATCTCCGACGTCCATGGCAACATGGATGCCTTGAGAGCCGTCCTCGACGATGCCCGCGAGCAGGGTGTGGGATCGTTCATCAACCTCGGAGACATGGTGGGCTCGGGAGCTTACCCGGAGGAGGTGGTGAAAGCCCTCAGCGGTGACCTTTTCCTTTCCGTGGCAGGTAACTTCGATCTTAAAGTGCTCAAGCGGTCCCGTTCGTCCAAGAAGTCGCCGGCCCGTTCCGTGAAGGAGGCCATCATCGCTGCGGCGGTCAAGGACCTCTCCGAGGAGAGCCTGAACTTCATCTCCTCCCTGCCCTTGGAGCTGCGTCTGGACCTGTGCGGAAAGAGGCTGCTGCTGGTCCATGCCAGCCCGGGGGGTCCCCGGGAGATCCTGGACCCGGACGTTCCTGAAGAGCGGCTTAAGGAGCTGGCTCATATCGCCGAGGCCGATATCGTACTGGTGGGACACTCGCATCGCGCGTTCGTGCGTCGCGTGGACGGCGTGCTTTTTGCCAACCCTGGGAGCGTGGGCCGCCCCGTCGACGGTGACCCCCGGGCCTCATACGCGATATTGAACACCGTTGATCTCTCCGTGGACCTGAGGAGGGTGGAGTACGATGTGGAAGCGGCGGTCCAGGGCTTACGCGATAAGGGCCTTCCGGAGGAGGTGGGGGAGACCCTGCGAAGGGGCATGTCCGGTCGGGACCTGGACCGTGAACGGTGCGCCCCCGGCGGGGACAGAGCATGGTGTCTGGAGAAGATCAGGGGCATCGCGAGGGAGATCAATGTAGATCACCCCCATGCCGAGAGCGTCCTCCGCCTGGCATCTTCCCTCTTCCGACAGCTTAAACCCCTGCACGGTCTGGGTTCCAGGGACCTGTTCCTCCTCGAGGTCGGTTGCCTGCTGCATGACGTTGGGGCCGTCGAAGGTCTGAAGGGTCATCACCGCACCGGTTACCGGATGATCCAGGAGATGTTTCTGCCTCTGAGCCAGGAGGAGAGGCACATCGTGGCGTGCCTCGCGCGATACCATCGGAAGCGCTCACCGCGCAGCGATGATCCCGAGCTCGAACCCTTAAATGATAAGGGTCGCCACCGTCTGTTCGTTCTCGCCTCCATCCTCCGCATCGCAGACGGCCTCGACTACCTCCATGACAGCAGAGTGAAGGATGTGAAATGCACGATATTTCCTGATGAGGTTATCTTGGAGGTCCTACCGTCCGCAGGGGCCGTCGACCCAGCGGCGCTGAACCTCAGGAAGGGCGACCTGTTCGAATCGACCTTCGGGCGGAAGGTGAGGTGGGCATGA
- a CDS encoding fibrillarin-like rRNA/tRNA 2'-O-methyltransferase produces the protein MIRGTDLEGVYTDGERLYTRNSAPGKAVYGERLVISEEVQYREWVPTRSKLAAYVRSGGTFFPFRRSTSVLYLGAASGTTASHIADIVTDGTVYCVEISPRSFRDLVPVCESRPNMVPFLADATKPQEYSFGIAGVEVVYQDIAQRGQAQIFIKNFKAFSARCGLLVIKSRSEDVSQDPHRIYEESKRQLQSAGLKVREVVRLDPMEKDHAMIAVGSP, from the coding sequence ATGATAAGGGGTACCGATCTCGAGGGCGTCTATACCGATGGGGAAAGGCTGTACACGCGCAACTCCGCGCCGGGCAAGGCCGTGTACGGGGAGCGCCTGGTCATCTCGGAGGAGGTCCAGTACCGGGAGTGGGTGCCCACGCGCAGCAAGCTGGCCGCCTATGTGAGGTCAGGGGGCACGTTCTTCCCCTTCCGCCGGTCCACCTCGGTCCTGTACCTGGGGGCGGCCAGCGGAACCACGGCGAGCCATATCGCCGATATCGTGACCGATGGTACGGTCTACTGTGTAGAGATCTCCCCGCGCTCCTTTCGCGACCTGGTCCCGGTGTGCGAGTCCCGCCCTAACATGGTCCCGTTCCTCGCCGATGCCACCAAGCCGCAGGAGTACTCCTTCGGGATCGCGGGAGTGGAGGTCGTCTACCAGGATATCGCCCAGAGGGGGCAGGCACAGATATTCATCAAGAACTTCAAGGCGTTCTCGGCCCGATGCGGGCTGCTGGTGATAAAATCCCGTTCCGAGGACGTGTCCCAGGACCCTCATCGCATCTACGAGGAATCGAAGAGGCAGCTCCAAAGCGCCGGGCTGAAGGTTCGGGAGGTGGTCAGGCTCGATCCTATGGAGAAGGACCATGCCATGATTGCGGTGGGTTCCCCATGA
- a CDS encoding 30S ribosomal protein S15, producing the protein MARMHARRRGKSGSQRPLITENPAWVPLNKDEIEEKIIAMGKDGIPAARIGLLLRDQHAVPDVKLATGRTVLDILKENDLQPTIPDDLIALMRKAINLQTHLMENKKDVANKRNLQMVESKIRRIVKYYKREGTLPADWQYSIANAELLIE; encoded by the coding sequence ATGGCCCGTATGCACGCCAGGAGAAGGGGCAAGTCCGGTTCCCAGCGCCCGCTGATCACCGAGAACCCTGCATGGGTGCCCCTAAACAAGGACGAGATAGAGGAAAAGATCATCGCCATGGGCAAGGACGGCATCCCCGCTGCCCGCATTGGCCTTTTGCTCCGTGACCAGCACGCCGTACCCGATGTAAAGCTGGCCACTGGAAGGACTGTTCTGGACATCCTCAAGGAGAACGACCTGCAGCCCACGATCCCCGACGACCTGATCGCTCTGATGAGGAAGGCCATCAACCTTCAGACCCACCTTATGGAAAACAAGAAGGACGTCGCCAATAAGCGGAACCTCCAAATGGTGGAGTCCAAGATCCGCCGCATCGTGAAGTACTACAAGCGCGAGGGAACTCTTCCCGCGGATTGGCAGTACTCTATCGCCAACGCTGAGCTATTGATTGAGTGA
- a CDS encoding NTP transferase domain-containing protein produces MKALVLAAGEGTRLRPLTTNTPKPLLLVAGRPFMSHVLEALSALDVKDIYILVGWKANKIKEYYGDGSRLGLRIKYLEQRERMGTAHAIGCADGSIDEPFVCINGDVIVFQDDIKSMIEKHASTGAHVMGTVAVEHPERFGVIEAKDDRLVRIHEKPKVPPTKMINAGAFVFNPDIFAAIKATPKSVRGEYEITDTLNTLAESDCVHIEELKHGWMDVGLPWDLLRANEILMARIRGRVEGTVEPGVVLQGEVVVEQGARIRSGAYIEGPTYISEGCDIGPNCYIRASTCLGPGVKVGASVEVKNSIIMSKTHVPHHNYVGDSILGERCNLGAGTKVANLRFDDKPVKVTFKGQLIDSGRRKLGVIMGDDVKTGINAMIDPGTIVFENSIIGPGAIARGNVGPGSKIL; encoded by the coding sequence ATGAAGGCCCTGGTACTGGCTGCGGGAGAGGGCACCAGGCTGCGACCTCTCACCACCAACACACCCAAACCCCTCCTGCTGGTGGCGGGCAGGCCGTTCATGTCCCATGTCCTTGAAGCCCTTTCGGCCCTCGACGTCAAGGATATCTACATCCTAGTGGGCTGGAAGGCCAACAAGATCAAGGAATACTACGGTGACGGATCCCGCCTCGGGCTTCGGATCAAATATCTGGAGCAGAGGGAGCGGATGGGCACCGCGCACGCTATCGGATGCGCTGACGGATCAATAGATGAACCGTTCGTTTGCATCAATGGTGACGTGATCGTCTTCCAGGACGACATCAAGAGCATGATTGAAAAGCATGCGTCAACAGGGGCTCATGTGATGGGTACGGTCGCGGTGGAGCATCCCGAGCGCTTCGGTGTCATCGAGGCCAAGGACGACCGCCTGGTCCGCATCCACGAGAAGCCCAAGGTCCCCCCGACGAAGATGATCAATGCTGGGGCTTTCGTGTTCAATCCCGACATATTCGCCGCCATCAAGGCGACCCCCAAATCTGTACGGGGCGAGTACGAGATCACCGACACCCTGAACACCCTGGCCGAGAGTGACTGCGTTCACATCGAGGAACTGAAGCATGGGTGGATGGACGTGGGCCTTCCCTGGGACCTCCTGAGGGCGAACGAGATCCTCATGGCCCGCATCCGGGGGCGGGTCGAGGGCACCGTCGAACCCGGCGTGGTGCTCCAGGGCGAGGTGGTAGTGGAGCAGGGAGCGCGGATCAGGAGCGGCGCCTACATTGAGGGACCCACGTACATATCCGAAGGCTGCGACATCGGTCCCAACTGCTACATTCGCGCCTCCACCTGCCTTGGTCCGGGCGTCAAGGTGGGCGCCTCGGTGGAGGTTAAGAACTCCATCATCATGTCCAAGACCCATGTGCCTCACCACAACTATGTCGGCGACAGCATACTGGGAGAGAGGTGCAATCTGGGCGCAGGTACCAAGGTGGCCAACCTGCGCTTCGACGACAAGCCCGTCAAGGTTACCTTCAAGGGGCAGCTCATCGACTCCGGCCGGAGAAAGCTGGGTGTCATCATGGGCGACGATGTCAAGACCGGCATCAATGCCATGATCGATCCAGGCACCATCGTGTTCGAGAACTCCATCATCGGGCCGGGGGCCATCGCCCGCGGGAACGTGGGTCCGGGGAGCAAAATATTGTGA
- a CDS encoding Ppx/GppA family phosphatase: MNDWTPRSDHVVSFIDLGTNSVRMMVVRLNPNCSYTLISQEKEVVRLGESEFGDNTLRREAMDRTVLVCQKFVQLSKAYGADEIIMIATSAAREATNQNVLVERMREETGVELGVISGIEEARLIHLGVSSCVDLGTRDALFIDIGGGSTEVIIGDQERYSMLDSLRLGAIRTTSMFIPDGHKGAVDEGLYNKMKRHALAIMVHTVRSASMVKYDQVWGSSGTIVNLAEMAARAYGGRPNVLRFTHLKKLAAMLRSLDLASRRLVPGINPERADIVIAGAAILETFMEELHIEELNVSDRGVLNGMLVDYLSGIEGYPHAQRMSVRETSVLQLGRSCNVDEQHAETVQKLVLELFDSAREIGLHALGSKERELLKYAAYLHDVGDFISFDNHHSHSYYIVRNADLLGFEGREIAIMANLVLYHRKRPPRRKDPGMVGLDGRTQENIITMSAFLRLAETLDRSHAGLVSKVGFTKKGKNEVVLEVVSDVDASLEVWGLEDDQKAFHRAFDRSLKVRVRGAA, translated from the coding sequence ATGAACGACTGGACCCCCCGCTCCGACCACGTGGTATCGTTCATAGACCTCGGCACGAACTCTGTACGTATGATGGTGGTACGCCTCAACCCCAATTGCTCATACACTTTGATAAGCCAGGAGAAGGAGGTGGTTCGTCTGGGGGAGAGCGAGTTCGGGGACAACACCCTCCGCAGGGAGGCCATGGACCGTACCGTCCTGGTATGTCAGAAGTTCGTGCAACTGTCCAAGGCATACGGCGCGGACGAGATAATCATGATCGCCACCTCAGCTGCGCGGGAGGCCACCAACCAGAACGTATTGGTCGAGCGCATGAGAGAGGAAACAGGAGTGGAGCTGGGGGTGATCTCAGGGATCGAGGAGGCCCGCCTCATCCACCTGGGAGTTAGCTCATGCGTGGACCTGGGGACGCGGGACGCCCTGTTCATAGATATCGGGGGCGGAAGCACTGAGGTCATCATCGGCGACCAGGAGCGCTATTCCATGCTCGACAGCCTCAGGCTGGGGGCCATCAGGACGACCTCGATGTTCATCCCTGACGGGCACAAGGGGGCTGTGGACGAAGGCCTGTACAATAAGATGAAGCGTCATGCCCTAGCGATCATGGTCCACACGGTCAGGTCAGCGTCCATGGTCAAGTACGACCAGGTCTGGGGGAGTTCGGGCACCATTGTGAACCTGGCGGAAATGGCCGCTCGCGCCTACGGAGGGAGGCCGAACGTGCTACGCTTCACCCATCTGAAGAAGTTGGCGGCCATGCTGCGGTCCCTGGACCTCGCCTCCCGGAGGCTGGTGCCGGGCATCAATCCCGAACGAGCGGACATAGTAATCGCAGGAGCGGCCATACTGGAGACGTTCATGGAGGAGCTTCACATAGAGGAGCTCAACGTCAGTGACCGCGGGGTCCTCAACGGGATGCTGGTCGACTACCTTTCTGGGATAGAGGGATACCCGCACGCCCAGCGTATGTCGGTCCGCGAGACCAGCGTTCTCCAGCTGGGGAGATCGTGTAATGTGGACGAGCAGCATGCGGAGACCGTCCAGAAGCTGGTCTTGGAGCTTTTCGACAGCGCTAGGGAGATCGGCCTGCACGCTCTGGGATCTAAGGAAAGGGAGCTCCTGAAGTATGCCGCGTACCTACATGATGTGGGGGACTTCATCTCCTTTGACAACCACCACTCGCACTCCTACTACATAGTGAGGAACGCAGACCTGCTAGGTTTCGAGGGTCGGGAGATCGCCATCATGGCCAACCTAGTACTGTACCATCGGAAGCGCCCGCCCCGCCGCAAGGACCCCGGAATGGTAGGCCTTGATGGACGGACCCAGGAGAACATCATAACCATGTCCGCGTTCCTGCGGTTGGCCGAGACCCTGGACCGGAGCCACGCAGGCCTGGTGTCCAAGGTGGGGTTCACGAAGAAGGGCAAGAACGAGGTTGTCCTCGAGGTCGTCTCCGATGTCGACGCCTCTCTGGAGGTATGGGGGCTGGAGGATGACCAGAAGGCATTCCACAGGGCGTTCGACCGCAGCCTCAAGGTCAGGGTCCGAGGGGCCGCATAA